The following coding sequences lie in one Aspergillus puulaauensis MK2 DNA, chromosome 3, nearly complete sequence genomic window:
- a CDS encoding beta-mannosidase (CAZy:GH2;~COG:G;~EggNog:ENOG410PGNW;~InterPro:IPR006102,IPR017853,IPR036156,IPR008979, IPR013783,IPR041447;~PFAM:PF00703,PF17786;~go_function: GO:0004553 - hydrolase activity, hydrolyzing O-glycosyl compounds [Evidence IEA];~go_process: GO:0005975 - carbohydrate metabolic process [Evidence IEA]), translated as MAVYAQHILSTGWSFKDSHDQSPEAWLPVSTVPSVVQQDLQANSKLEDPFVGFNELSARWVNEKSWTYRNVFQKPTAPAGSSIILAFDGLDTFAKVKIDGHVILESDNMFIANRVDISKAIEAEGEHTLEIDFDCALLRARERRKQHPDHKWVGFNGDPARLSVRKAQYHWGWDWGPFLMTAGIWKEVRLEVYSARVSDLWTEVELAKDHAKAHIAAFAEIEAGSSGASYQATFTLRLQGQDIAKEVVSPENNVAKTTFEVQNPSLWWPNGYGNQTLYEISVSLEKEQDQLHQVSKKFGIRTAEVIQQPDKHGKSFFFRINGVDIFCGGSCWIPADSLLTNITPDRYRKWIELMAVGHQVMIRVWGGGIYEDESFYQACDEVGVMVWQDFMFGCGNYPTWPEILESIEKEAEYNLKRLRHHPSIVIWVGNNEDYQVQEQQGLTYNYEDKDPQSWLKTDFPARYIYEHILPNVVKKIIPSTYYHPGSPWGDGKTTSDPTVGDMHQWNVWHGTQEKYQIFDTLGGRFNSEFGMEAFPHMSTINQFVENEADKYPQSHVLDFHNKADGHERRIATYLVENLRTATDLETYVYLTQVIQAETMMFGYRGWRRQWGDERHCGGALLWQLNDCWPTISWAIVDYFLRPKPAFYAVGRVLKPVAIGVRREHYDWSVSHAQPPKTGKYELWAVSSLPKELVGKVELRFISIKTGLELREAIVRDNVGLVPNGTTNILDGVIDYVADEPHVLAARVWVDGELVARDVDWPQPFKYLDLSDRGLEITRISKTDDEQRLELSARKPVKCLVFEERDNVRVSDSAIDIVPGDDQVVTIKGLKPGDTPLKYKFLGQ; from the exons ATGGCAGTGTATGCACAACACATTCTATCCACCGGATGGAGCTTCAAAGACAGCCATGACCAGTCTCCCGAAGCCTGGTTACCCGTGTCTACCGTTCCCTCTGTGGTGCAGCAGGACTTGCAGGCAAACAGCAA GTTGGAAGACCCTTTCGTTGGATTTAATGAATTGAGCGCAAGATGGGTTAATGAGAAGTCGTGGACTTACCGGAATGTTTTCCAAAAGCCAACTGCTCCTGCCGGATCATCAATCATCTTGGCTTTTGATGGTCTAGACACGTTTGCCAAAGTCAAAATTGACGGCCATGTCATTTTGGAGAGCGACAACATGTTCATTGCCAACCGCGTGGATATCAGCAAAGCAATAGAAGCGGAAGGTGAGCATACACTTGAGATTGACTTTGATTGTGCATTGCTCCGTGCTCGGGAGCGGCGAAAGCAGCATCCGGATCATAAATGGGTCGGTTTCAATGGAGATCCTGCGAGATTAAGTGTCAGGAAAGCACAGTATCAttggggctgggactggggcCCATTTCTGATGACGGCAGGTATCTGGAAAGAAGTGCGACTTGAAGTATATTCTGCAAGGGTATCCGATCTCTGGACAGAAGTGGAGCTAGCCAAGGATCATGCGAAGGCGCATATTGCAGCCTTTGCAGAGATTGAAGCCGGCAGCTCGGGCGCTTCATACCAAGCTACTTTTACGCTTAGACTCCAAGGACAAGATATTGCAAAGGAGGTGGTATCTCCAGAGAACAACGTTGCCAAAACGACTTTCGAAGTACAAAATCCTTCTCTTTGGTGGCCGAATGGGTATGGAAACCAGACTTTATATGAAATATCTGTCTCTCTAGAGAAGGAACAAGACCAGCTCCACCAGGTTTCAAAAAAGTTCGGCATTCGAACTGCAGAAGTAATCCAGCAGCCAGATAAGCATGGCaaatctttcttttttcgcATAAATGGCGTGGATATTTTCTGCGGTGGTTCCTGCTGGATTCCGGCCGATAGCCTTTTGACCAACATCACTCCAGATCGATACCGAAAATGGATTGAGTTGATGGCTGTTGGTCATCAAGTGATGATTCG TGTTTGGGGCGGTGGTATATACGAAGACGAGAGCTTCTACCAAGCTTGTGACGAGGTCGGTGTGATGGTGTGGCAGGACTTCATGTTCGGCTGCGGTAACTATCCCACGTGGCCTGAGATACTTGAATCGATTGAGAAAGAAGCCGAATACAACCTGAAGAGACTACGCCACCATCCATCCATTGTCATTTGGGTTGGCAACAACGAAGATTACCAGGTACAAGAACAGCAAGGGCTCACCTACAATTACGAAGACAAGGATCCACAGAGCTGGCTCAAAACAGACTTCCCGGCTCGCTATATCTACGAGCATATTTTGCCGAACGTTGTCAAGAAAATAATTCCATCAACGTATTATCATCCGGGCAGCCCTTGGGGCGATGGCAAAACCACTTCTGATCCAACAGTTGGCGACATGCACCAGTGGAATG TTTGGCACGGAACACAAGAGAAATATCAAATTTTTGATACTCTCGGAGGGCGCTTCAATAGCGAATTCGGAATGGAGGCATTCCCTCACATGTCCACTATCAACCAATTTGTTGAGAATGAAGCCGATAAATACCCCCAGTCACACGTGCTGGACTTCCACAACAAGGCAGACGGCCATGAGCGAAGAATCGCTACTTACCTTGTCGAAAACTTGCGGACGGCAACAGATCTAGAG ACCTACGTCTACCTTACTCAAGTCATCCAAGCAGAAACGATGATGTTTGGATACCGAGGATGGCGCCGGCAGTGGGGGGATGAAAGACATTGTGGAGGTGCTCTACTTTGGCAGTTGAACGACTGCTGGCCCACGATCTCCTGGGCCATCGTGGACTACTTCCTGCGCCCCAAGCCCGCGTTCTACGCGGTGGGCCGTGTGTTGAAGCCAGTGGCCATTGGTGTACGCCGAGAACACTACGACTGGAGTGTATCTCACGCGCAGCCGCCAAAAACTGGCAAGTACGAGCTCTGGGCTGTGAGTAGTTTGCCGAAAGAACTGGTCGGAAAGGTGGAGTTGAGGTTCATCTCGATCAAGACGGGACTTGAACTCCGCGAGGCAATCGTTCGTGATAATGTTGGACTTGTTCCCAATGGAACCACTAACATATTGGACGGCGTAATCGACTACGTGGCCGACGAGCCGCATGTTCTCGCCGCCAGAGTGTGGGTTGATGGCGAGCTTGTTGCACGAGATGTTGATTGGCCCCAACCATTCAAGTATCTTGACCTCTCCGATCGCGGACTAGAAATTACCAGGATTTCTAAGACCGATGACGAACAGAGACTTGAACTGAGCGCCAGAAAGCCGGTGAAATGTTTGGTCTTTGAGGAGCGGGACAATGTCCGGGTTAGCGACAGCGCTATCGACATCGTCCCTGGCGACGACCAGGTGGTTACCATCAAGGGTCTGAAGCCGGGAGATACGCCAC